One Kitasatospora sp. MAP12-44 DNA segment encodes these proteins:
- a CDS encoding GNAT family N-acetyltransferase, whose amino-acid sequence MSLDIQPLDPHHAGDEQLADYHVMRAAVAAVDFSEDPPLTYEAAIGRLRTPPIEDGSCRFWVGHLEGRLVGSVRVALPEGSNSGIANVEVHVHPELRRRGIGTALLRAAMPAVLDARRGTVLGQPMKPDSAGAPWVAGLGFEVTHSMVMQVLRIATTPVRLWEVPVPAGYRLAHWTGATPEQFTDSYAVARQAIQDAPFGRTSYRPTVWTPARIRETDRELADSGVEQRVVVAVDDATDQVVGVHVIHTYPHRPGVGFINDTSVLAAHRGHGLGRAIKAAMMRRLTDERPDMERVLTTTATTNSYMIGINHALGYHTARTMNWVETTTERLARELAGSANTR is encoded by the coding sequence GTGAGCCTCGACATTCAGCCGCTCGATCCGCACCACGCAGGCGACGAGCAGTTGGCCGACTACCACGTGATGCGGGCAGCAGTCGCAGCGGTGGACTTCTCCGAGGACCCGCCGCTGACCTACGAGGCCGCGATCGGCCGCCTGCGCACACCGCCGATCGAGGACGGATCCTGCCGCTTCTGGGTCGGCCACCTGGAGGGACGTCTGGTCGGTTCGGTCAGGGTCGCGCTGCCGGAGGGCTCGAACAGCGGGATCGCCAATGTCGAGGTCCATGTGCACCCCGAGCTGAGGCGGCGCGGTATCGGCACCGCGCTCCTCCGGGCCGCGATGCCCGCGGTGCTGGACGCTCGGCGCGGCACCGTCCTCGGGCAGCCCATGAAGCCCGACTCCGCAGGGGCCCCGTGGGTGGCGGGCCTCGGGTTCGAGGTGACGCACAGCATGGTGATGCAGGTCCTGCGCATCGCGACGACTCCCGTGCGGCTGTGGGAGGTGCCCGTTCCGGCCGGCTACCGTCTGGCGCACTGGACGGGAGCGACGCCCGAGCAGTTCACCGACTCCTATGCCGTGGCCCGGCAGGCCATCCAGGACGCTCCGTTCGGTCGGACGAGTTACCGGCCGACTGTCTGGACCCCGGCCCGAATCCGCGAGACCGACCGTGAGTTGGCGGATTCCGGCGTGGAGCAGCGGGTGGTCGTCGCCGTCGACGACGCCACGGACCAGGTCGTCGGCGTGCACGTCATCCACACCTACCCACACCGTCCCGGGGTCGGCTTCATCAACGACACCTCTGTGCTGGCCGCGCACCGCGGCCACGGGCTCGGTCGGGCGATCAAGGCCGCCATGATGCGCCGACTCACCGACGAGCGGCCGGACATGGAACGTGTCCTCACCACCACCGCCACCACGAACAGCTACATGATCGGGATCAACCACGCACTCGGCTACCACACGGCACGAACGATGAACTGGGTCGAGACCACCACGGAAAGGCTTGCCCGGGAACTGGCCGGCTCTGCCAACACCCGCTGA
- a CDS encoding C40 family peptidase has product MARRLLTTLLLALTTVTGAAPLGPAAAAPAAVQAVRAPGTDDPADDAYPSTGTIARATAEADQRAEAAAGVETRLAGARAELDQAGRIAEQAVEAYNGAQVRLAKARTDAADASRRSTEAQAARASAAEDAAALAAATYRTGGTPELAAIDALLGSRGPIAVTEQAAAVGAAGTSTRQILDAATSTAAAATAADEAASRAAEQAGRAAAAVEQAKARAQSRLADQQALVTDLTARREHLLGELAAARDTTVELERQRQEALEASAAGQAQEAAKAAASAAAAQEAARHPATERPAAPAAWSEPAAQAAIDFARSTIGLPYIWGGEGPEGYDCSGLTMLAWHQSGKRLTHFAADQYAESTPVDYPQLRPGDLVFWTHTGRAADIYHVAIYLGDDQMIEAPRPGMAIKQASLWIMGRPDFYARP; this is encoded by the coding sequence GTGGCCCGCAGACTCCTGACCACCCTGCTGCTGGCGCTGACCACCGTCACCGGAGCCGCCCCGCTGGGCCCGGCCGCAGCCGCCCCCGCCGCCGTCCAGGCGGTGCGGGCCCCCGGCACCGACGATCCCGCGGACGACGCGTACCCCTCGACCGGCACCATCGCCCGGGCGACCGCGGAGGCCGACCAGCGGGCGGAGGCCGCGGCCGGCGTCGAGACCCGGCTCGCCGGCGCCCGGGCGGAACTGGACCAGGCCGGCCGGATCGCCGAGCAGGCGGTCGAGGCCTACAACGGCGCGCAGGTCCGGCTGGCGAAGGCCCGGACCGATGCCGCCGACGCGTCCCGGCGCTCCACCGAGGCGCAGGCCGCCCGCGCCTCGGCCGCCGAGGACGCCGCCGCCCTCGCCGCCGCCACCTACCGGACCGGCGGCACCCCCGAACTGGCCGCGATCGACGCCCTGCTCGGCAGCCGGGGCCCGATCGCCGTCACCGAGCAGGCCGCGGCGGTGGGCGCGGCGGGCACCAGTACCCGGCAGATCCTGGACGCGGCGACCTCCACCGCCGCCGCGGCCACCGCGGCGGACGAGGCCGCGAGCCGCGCCGCCGAGCAGGCCGGCCGGGCCGCCGCGGCGGTCGAGCAGGCCAAGGCGCGGGCGCAGTCGCGGCTGGCCGACCAGCAGGCGCTGGTCACCGACCTGACCGCCCGACGCGAACACCTGCTCGGCGAGCTCGCCGCCGCCCGCGACACCACGGTGGAGCTGGAGCGCCAGCGCCAGGAGGCCCTGGAGGCGAGCGCCGCCGGCCAGGCGCAGGAGGCCGCCAAGGCGGCGGCCTCGGCCGCCGCCGCGCAGGAGGCCGCGCGGCACCCCGCAACCGAGCGCCCGGCCGCACCCGCCGCCTGGTCGGAGCCGGCCGCGCAGGCCGCCATCGACTTCGCCCGCTCCACGATCGGCCTGCCGTACATCTGGGGCGGCGAGGGCCCGGAGGGCTACGACTGCTCCGGGCTGACCATGCTCGCCTGGCACCAGAGCGGCAAGCGCCTGACCCACTTCGCCGCCGACCAGTACGCCGAGTCCACCCCCGTCGACTACCCGCAACTACGCCCCGGCGACCTGGTCTTCTGGACCCACACCGGCCGCGCCGCCGACATCTACCACGTCGCCATCTACCTCGGCGACGACCAGATGATCGAGGCCCCCCGCCCGGGCATGGCGATCAAGCAGGCCAGCCTCTGGATCATGGGCCGCCCCGACTTCTACGCCCGCCCGTAG
- a CDS encoding threonine/serine exporter family protein: protein MQAIPLAPAPVQTAGLLGHPPETGEPLGTGSDDTLTPEVWRAVGYHPPTGLAVPSLRAGAPGAAPWPDRMRTLLRTPMSERPAFERTPSQSKAEATAKNVPRILDLTLRIGELLLASGESAEDAEAAMLGVTHAYALDRCEPQVTFTLMSISYQPSLVEPPVTAARVVRRRTSDYTRLAAVYKLVADITAEKITVNDAYRRLAVIRRNRHPYPVWLITLTTGLLAGAATFLVGGQIDARAWLVFINAFIGAVIGDRLALLVARRGLPEFYQFVLASMPAAATGIVLSLHESGLRGSVAITGGLFALLPGRALVAAVQDGLTGFYITAAARLLEVLYLVAGIVIGVMLILYVGVSFGAHLRPDETLIGIYNPPVQLAAAMLLTLAFAMLLQTDRRTLPMVTLNSGIGWSVYGVLAYSAHISPIVATGVAAGVVGLFGQLMARYRSASALPYMTAALGPLMPGSALYLGMLAFAQGHSSVGLVSISRAAALAMALAIGVSLGGEVARLFMKVPGPGAEHRLAPYLTAPRRAAKRTRGF, encoded by the coding sequence ATGCAGGCGATCCCGCTGGCGCCGGCGCCGGTGCAGACCGCCGGCCTGCTCGGCCACCCGCCGGAGACCGGCGAGCCGCTCGGCACCGGCTCCGACGACACTCTCACCCCCGAGGTCTGGCGCGCCGTCGGCTACCACCCGCCGACCGGCCTCGCCGTCCCCAGCCTGCGCGCCGGCGCCCCCGGCGCCGCCCCCTGGCCGGACCGGATGCGCACCCTGCTGCGCACCCCGATGTCCGAGCGCCCCGCCTTTGAACGCACCCCGAGCCAGTCCAAGGCCGAGGCCACCGCCAAGAACGTGCCGCGGATCCTCGACCTCACCCTGCGGATCGGCGAACTGCTGCTCGCCAGCGGCGAGAGCGCCGAGGACGCCGAGGCGGCCATGCTCGGGGTCACCCACGCCTACGCGCTGGACCGCTGCGAGCCGCAGGTCACCTTCACGCTGATGTCGATCTCCTACCAGCCCTCGCTGGTCGAGCCGCCGGTCACCGCGGCCCGGGTGGTCCGCCGCCGCACCTCCGACTACACCCGGCTGGCCGCGGTCTACAAGCTGGTCGCCGACATCACCGCCGAGAAGATCACCGTCAACGACGCCTACCGCCGGCTGGCCGTGATCCGCCGCAACCGCCACCCGTACCCGGTCTGGCTGATCACGCTGACCACCGGCCTGCTGGCCGGCGCGGCCACCTTCCTGGTCGGCGGCCAGATCGACGCCAGGGCCTGGCTGGTCTTCATCAACGCCTTCATCGGCGCGGTCATCGGCGACCGGCTGGCCCTGCTGGTGGCCCGCCGCGGACTGCCCGAGTTCTACCAGTTCGTGCTCGCGTCGATGCCGGCCGCGGCCACCGGCATCGTGCTCTCGCTGCACGAGTCGGGGTTGCGCGGCTCGGTCGCGATCACCGGTGGCCTGTTCGCGCTGCTGCCGGGGCGCGCCCTGGTGGCGGCCGTCCAGGACGGCCTGACCGGCTTCTACATCACCGCCGCCGCCCGCCTGCTCGAAGTCCTCTACCTGGTGGCCGGCATCGTGATCGGCGTGATGCTGATCCTCTATGTCGGGGTCAGCTTCGGCGCCCATCTGCGGCCGGACGAGACGCTGATCGGGATCTACAACCCGCCGGTCCAGCTGGCCGCCGCGATGCTGCTGACACTGGCCTTCGCGATGCTGCTGCAGACCGACCGGCGCACCCTGCCGATGGTCACCCTGAACAGCGGGATCGGCTGGTCGGTCTACGGCGTGCTGGCCTACAGCGCCCATATCTCGCCGATCGTCGCCACCGGGGTGGCGGCCGGAGTGGTCGGCCTCTTCGGCCAGCTGATGGCGCGCTACCGCTCGGCCTCCGCGTTGCCGTACATGACTGCCGCGCTGGGCCCGCTGATGCCCGGCTCCGCGCTCTACCTCGGAATGCTCGCCTTCGCCCAGGGGCACTCGTCCGTCGGGCTGGTCTCGATCAGCCGGGCGGCCGCGCTGGCGATGGCGCTGGCGATCGGGGTGAGCCTGGGTGGTGAGGTGGCCCGGCTCTTCATGAAGGTCCCCGGTCCCGGTGCGGAACACCGGCTCGCGCCCTACCTCACCGCGCCACGCCGGGCCGCCAAACGTACCCGCGGCTTCTGA